In the Deinococcus sp. YIM 134068 genome, CTATGCGCTGTGGCGGGGCAATCTCGGGCAGGGGGCGTGGTTCACGGCCATCGAGGCGGTTCTGGCGGGGCTGGTCCTCGCGTGGTGGGCGGTGGTGCTGAGGCGGTTCACGCGGGGGCAGGAGACGCCCACGGAGAACGGAACGTTGCGGGCGTTGCGCTTCACTTTCCCGTGGCTCACGTCCTTCCGGCTGGTGCTGTGGTTCCTGACCCTGCTGAGCCTGATGACCGGGGCCGCCCCGGAGGCGAACACGGTCGCCCTCACCGCCCTGATGACCGTGTGGCCCGCGAGCATCCTCGCCGGGAACGCCGTGTACGGCACCCTGGCCCGCCTCGCGCCCAACCCCGCCGACCTCGTGAGGCGCAGGCGGCTCTCGGAGTGGCTCAATGTCGCCGCCGCCCTGAGCCTGGCGATGGCCGTCTTCAACGTCGTGCCCATCGCGGGCTTCAGCTCTTCGCCCACCTTGCGCGATCAACTCGTGTACGGCCTGAGCGGCGCGCTGGACGTGCTCGCCACCCTGCTCGCCCTGCGCGCGGTGCGGGCGGCCCCGGTGGGCGAGGGGGACTGAGGCGGCCCACCCCCTCCGCTACACTCGCCCCATGACCGAGCCGCGCCCTCCCGCCCCGCCCGTCGTCCTCGCGCTCGACGTGAGCAAGAGCCGCATCGGGTTCGCGGTGAGCGCCGGGCGGCTGGCCTTCGGGCGGGGCAGCGTGGACCGCAGGAGGCTGCCGCTCGACCTCAAGGCGGTGCGCCTCAAGGTGGAGGAGACGGGGGCGGGCCTCCTCCTGCTCGGCCTGCCGCTGCGGACGGACGGCGCGCACAGCCCCTCCGCCGACCGGGTGCGCGCCTTCGGGAGAATTCTGGCCGAGCAGGGCTACGCAGTCGCCTACCAGGACGAGCGCTTCACTACCCGCCGCGCCCGTGACCTCGGTGCCG is a window encoding:
- the ruvX gene encoding Holliday junction resolvase RuvX, whose protein sequence is MTEPRPPAPPVVLALDVSKSRIGFAVSAGRLAFGRGSVDRRRLPLDLKAVRLKVEETGAGLLLLGLPLRTDGAHSPSADRVRAFGRILAEQGYAVAYQDERFTTRRARDLGAADEDEAAAVQILELYLMGRAGAEDPTDDEA